The Dethiosulfovibrio peptidovorans DSM 11002 genome has a window encoding:
- a CDS encoding universal stress protein, with the protein MFRKILYPSDLSERSERDLKWVATHLTERSEEIVAVHVVSTSIGVETPSVVSGAQEILKEMCERSIPNGVPFRFYVEAGEKDEVFSAIVRREDCSVAVITVSPDTAIVPLVQSLGLPQLILRWNTPPTIPGDILKNVVVATDLEAKRTQNILDGVKKVLDRRQKDTRITLLHGVPMEDASMAHGLFNQASKAMEAAKEEVEKWNDLVETKLVGGQTEEELPKAIVDLSTSLLVLGLPLKTDIWQLILGNTAEALVERTRCPILIIPTE; encoded by the coding sequence ATGTTTAGAAAGATACTGTACCCCTCCGACCTATCGGAAAGATCCGAAAGGGATTTAAAATGGGTGGCGACACATCTCACAGAGAGATCGGAAGAAATAGTGGCGGTACACGTCGTGAGCACGTCGATAGGCGTAGAGACCCCGTCTGTCGTTTCCGGAGCTCAAGAAATACTGAAGGAAATGTGCGAGAGATCCATCCCGAACGGCGTGCCTTTTCGCTTCTACGTGGAAGCAGGAGAGAAAGACGAGGTGTTTTCCGCAATAGTGCGGAGAGAGGACTGCTCCGTAGCGGTGATAACCGTTTCCCCCGACACCGCTATAGTCCCTCTCGTTCAATCTCTGGGCTTGCCTCAATTGATACTCCGATGGAACACCCCTCCGACCATACCGGGAGATATACTGAAAAACGTCGTAGTGGCTACCGATTTGGAGGCAAAGAGGACACAAAACATCCTGGACGGAGTGAAAAAGGTTCTGGACAGACGACAGAAGGACACGAGGATAACCTTATTACACGGAGTTCCCATGGAAGACGCCTCCATGGCACACGGCCTTTTCAACCAAGCCTCCAAAGCTATGGAAGCCGCGAAAGAGGAGGTCGAAAAGTGGAACGATCTAGTCGAGACCAAGCTGGTAGGAGGTCAGACGGAAGAGGAGCTACCCAAGGCGATAGTCGACCTAAGCACATCTCTCCTGGTCCTTGGCTTACCTCTTAAGACGGACATATGGCAGCTGATACTCGGCAACACAGCGGAAGCTCTCGTTGAAAGGACCAGATGTCCGATACTTATAATACCTACGGAGTAG
- a CDS encoding IS5 family transposase translates to MKQRSLFAEEIAYDSLEKVNDPLVRIEKAVDWSIFEQPLKDFREGLRQKDSLGGRKPFPPLLMFKILVLQALYNLSDDAMEFQVRDRLSFRRFLGLSLEAKVPDAKTIWLFREQLTKAELMKPLFDLFDGHIRKSGFEAKKGQIVDASIVKVPIQRNKRDENRKIKDGEPPEDWPDNKRSQKDTDARWTKKNGKSSFGYKNHIEIDSQNKIIRKYSVTEASVHDSNVFEELIDPSNSSKDVYADSAYRSHEKISWLEEQGYRPKIQRKGYRGKPITWWEKQGNRTRSKVRSRVEHVFGAQTMKAGNLIVRTIGKARASTAIGLRNLAYNIVRFSFLMMKSGAISAVPK, encoded by the coding sequence TTGAAACAGCGGAGCCTCTTTGCGGAAGAAATAGCCTACGATAGCCTTGAAAAGGTGAACGATCCACTGGTACGAATAGAGAAAGCGGTGGACTGGTCCATCTTCGAGCAGCCGTTGAAGGACTTCCGCGAAGGGCTCAGACAGAAGGATTCTCTGGGAGGAAGAAAGCCCTTCCCTCCTCTTCTCATGTTCAAGATCCTGGTGCTTCAGGCACTGTACAACCTGTCGGACGACGCAATGGAGTTTCAGGTAAGGGACAGGCTTTCCTTCAGACGTTTTCTCGGCCTCTCCCTGGAAGCCAAAGTCCCTGATGCCAAGACTATATGGCTTTTTCGGGAGCAGCTGACCAAGGCGGAACTGATGAAGCCTCTGTTCGATCTTTTTGACGGTCACATCCGTAAAAGCGGCTTCGAGGCAAAAAAAGGGCAGATAGTGGATGCCTCCATAGTGAAGGTCCCGATCCAGAGGAACAAACGGGATGAAAACCGCAAGATCAAGGATGGAGAACCACCGGAAGACTGGCCCGACAACAAGAGATCTCAAAAAGACACCGATGCCAGGTGGACGAAGAAAAACGGCAAAAGCTCCTTCGGCTACAAGAACCACATAGAGATCGACTCTCAGAACAAGATCATCCGTAAATACAGCGTAACCGAGGCATCGGTCCACGACAGCAATGTATTCGAGGAACTCATCGATCCCAGTAACAGCAGCAAAGACGTCTATGCCGACTCAGCTTATAGAAGCCATGAGAAAATCTCTTGGCTTGAGGAACAAGGCTACAGACCGAAGATCCAACGAAAAGGATACAGAGGCAAACCCATCACGTGGTGGGAAAAACAGGGTAACAGAACAAGATCCAAAGTCCGAAGCCGAGTGGAGCACGTCTTTGGAGCCCAAACCATGAAGGCCGGCAACCTGATAGTTCGAACTATCGGGAAAGCCAGAGCTTCAACCGCTATAGGACTGAGAAACCTGGCCTATAACATCGTTCGATTCTCGTTCCTGATGATGAAGTCAGGGGCGATATCTGCCGTGCCCAAATGA